In the Fusarium falciforme chromosome 6, complete sequence genome, TACGCCAGTACGAACCGATCCCGGCCACGCTGGACCTGGAGAGATACCAGCAAAACATCCTGTCCAAGAAGGACCGTGCCGAGGACCACATTGGACGGTTATTCAATGAACCCGAGTATTTCTTTCAACAACTGTTGGAGCAGAAAGAGCATCATTGGGTAAATTTGGACATTTCCTATGAGAAACGACGGGACAAGTTCATTGAAAAATACCACCAAGAGGAGAATAAGCGTCACATTCTATATGAAGACTGCTTGAGGAGCGTTCTTCGAAGGGCTGTCTTTGAGTTCTTCATGTGGAACGCAGTCGAGGAGACTCTAGTCTGGGTGACAAGGCTCGAGGCGAGCCAACCCCCGCATGGAGAGGACAGGATGGTGCCCAGCACGCACAAAGATGGCGCAAAGACTTGGCCACACACAAAGTGGTCTACCTACGGCGAAGAAGATCGTGAGTACCTCCGGGCGGCATACATTAGGTTGCAGAGCATGATCCGCTACTTTGGGGTATTCTTTGTGCTCGAGTTTCGCAACAAGGCTATCCACGCAGCATCCCAGCCGATGCGAGAGATCTTCTGCATAAAGAAGGCCCCGCGGCCCGGGGGTGTGGCTAAAAGCGCAAAGTTCCAAAGAGGCCACTACAGCTCGGATGAGATGGAACTCTGCCCGTATGGGAGACGTTTAGGAGCATCTTTGGCAAGAGTCACTCGCTTGTGTCGTGGGAGGAGCTCGTCCGGGCGATGAACGCCATCGGATATCAAGACGAAGGTCGGGGAGGTAGCCACGGCGTGTTCTTGAGGACTGACAACTGCCGTTGGAGGACGGAGGCTCTGCCAAAGGCTAAGAATATCCAGCTGGCCAAGTATCACGGCGGCAGCAGGAAGGGGGCTCCGCGAGGAAAGACATTGGACTGGGGGACGAGGTTGGAGCAGAGGGGCTTGACATGGAATTTTTTTAGGCAGTGGTATCGAGAGAAGTTTTGATGGGATGGAAGGACAGGGACATGCGAGACCCTTTTGTTATACCAGGTGTTGGTGTTTCTTGTACTTGGAATGGTGTTGAGGGATATATGGGGGACTGGTTGTCATTTAGCTGTCAAGTATTAGGTTGGAAGATGTTTCTGCAAGCTCTATTTGTGCTGAACTGTTGGGGTTTGTTTGTCAGTTGTGCAAGTTGTAGATAGGTTTGCTCCGTGTATGAACCTGGATGGTCCATCTTGAGTTGTTTGGTGAGTTGTATCCCTGGTGGTGCGGGGTCATCATGAATACCTAAGCTGTCATGAAGAATCGACAAGCAGTCCATGTTGCGCAAACAGTCGAATTGATTGTAGAGTCTAGCTTTTACGATAAAATGGTAACTATTGAGCAAGAGTGAATGACACTGATATCTCTTCCAGCTTGTCCAAGGTGATGTAGTGGCGCCTCTGTTAACAAGCCTGAATGAAGTTCATTGTTCCATATATGGAAGTTGATTCAGCTCACGTTGACAAGAGCTCAAAGAATAGTAATGGAAACGACAATATGCTAGAATCTACATTGCCTACCGCTTCTCAAGTTCACCGGATGACTCATAGAATGAGGGAGGCTGCCACCTATCGCGCATTCGCGTTGGCTACATAACAACCCCTCAATTCGAAACCAAGAAGCGGAGACGAATTCGGTCCAGCAAACTCGTATAGTGTCAAACGCATTCTGACTACAAAGTGATGCCACAGAAAGCTCACGAGTCAAGATCACGTAAATACTAGTCCCGATCACAACTTGAATTGCCTCATTATTCTAATCTCTGCTCGATACCTTCCGAGCAAACTCCATGATGGGCACGTCATGTATTAGCTACACCGAGTCCCCCGAGCTCAGTATGCCGCACACTAACGCACTTGTCAAGCACGTTTTCCCAAGGCTCGAGTTGTTAGAGCCGTGCCAATGACAATTCGTTATTTCCACAAGTGGCAATCAGAGTTTTTTTACCCCCCAAAGTGGAAGATGGGGGCGTGTGTTTCCCATGGGCAAACCAACCCACTGATATCATTCTCGGCGGCATCATGGGCACAACAGCGCTAGGAGGGCGCGGCCTTTTTTAGCTCATTGTATGGGGCAATGATCTCATACAGAGAGGACATCGACAGGGGCCGGGCACTGTTTCGAACGTGGGGCTCTTCTCACAGCTTGGTTGCTCTTTGGGGCGGATATTAGTCCCCGATCAtcatggtgttggtgttagtagaagcttctcgaccttctcctcttgaGCTAGCCGCTAGAGTTAACCCCCCCAATGAACAATGAACAATTGACTCGGGTCCTGTCTTTTCGGAGCTACCATATATCGCAAGTACCCCTCCTCTAGCGGCCGGCCCGGTGGGGATGGAGACTTGAAAAGGTGTGGGCGACGTGGGACACCAGGGTTCTTGGGATGTGCATTGGGGACGTTGCATGTTGCATGCtgttgcttctgctgctgttgtcgtAATCGACCCGCGAGGTGTTGTGCGCGCGCGTGTGAGGCGGCTAGgtagagatatataaagcaGCCTGGTCCTGCTCGCCCCTGTTTGCTTCCCTCATACCTCTTCAACTTCTATTCATCACAACACCACATCAACACCGTCATCATGTCTTTCGGACGAACCGTCACCCTCAACTCTGGCCACAAGGTCCCCGTCATCGGCTACGGCACCTGGCAGTCTGCCCCCGGCGAGGTCGGCGCCGGCGTCTACGAGGCCCTCAAGGCCGGCTACCGCCACCTCGACCTGGCCAAGATCTACCAGAACCAGCGTGAGGTCGGCGAGGGTCTCAAGAAGGCCCTCGCCGAGATCCCCGGCCTCAAGCGCGAGGacatcttcatcacctcCAAGCTCTGGAACAACAAGCACCGCCCCGAGGAGGTTCCTGGTGCTCTCGACGACactcttgaggagcttggtcTTGACTACCTTGACGTGAGCTACTGATAGCAAAATACTCCATTGAGCTGCCTGCTGACTTGTGAATAGCTCTACCTCATCCACTGGCCTGTCGCTTTCAAGAACGGCACCGAGCTGTTCCCCCGCAAGGAGGGTGACGACAGCCAGGTCGAGCTCGACCGTGGTGTCTCCCTCTCTCAGACCTGGAAGGCCGTGACCGAGCTCCCCAAGAGCAAGGTCCGATCAATTGGTGTCTCCAACTTTTCCATTGAGCACGTACGTCTTTCCTCCTTCCACTCGAGCCTTTGACATATCAATACTGACTCCCCCCAGctcgagaccatcatcaaggacaCCGGCGTCGTCCCCGCCGTCAACCAGGTCGAGCGCCACCCTCGCCTCCCCAACCCCGAGCTCGTCGCATacctcaaggagaagggcatcGTCCTGACCGCCTACTCCGCCTTTGGCAACAACTCCTGGggcctccccctcctcgtcaacgtccccgaggtcaaggccatcgcCGAGCGCCTCGGCGCCGCCCAGGGCAAGACCGTCACCCCCGCCCAGGTCATCCTCGCCTGGTCTACCCTCGACGGCCACCTCGTCATCCCCAAGTCCGTCACCGCCTCTCGCATCCGTGAGAACTTCCAGGAGGTTGAGCtcgacgccgaggccatcaaggagctcaacaagctcgGCGAGCAGCCCCAGCGCTTCAACATTCCCACAACCTACAGCCCCAAGTGGGACATTAACGTCTTTGGtgatgagaaggagaaggatgccaCTTTCCAGGTTGTCCTCAAGGTCTAAACGGTTTCATGATATCCTGGAGGTTATGATGCATGATGACATAGAACAGCAGTGGATCTGCTGAAGGGGGGCCAAAAAATGGCTCGCCTATGATgaatagaaaaaaaagaaataaaataaacaaaataaaaataatcaAAACAAAGAAATGTGCTTATTCGTTAATGCCTTAATGAGACTGACGAATCATGCTTCTCCGCATACTCTTCAACCTTGACATTGCCTCGGTTGCCAAGACATCACAAGCATGCTACACCGGCATCACAAGACAGCGACTACTCCCTCGGGAATATCTCTTGATTCGAAATGTACAGTTCATAGTTGGCAATTTGCAATGGTATCCTGTCTGCCTACCCAGCGATCCAATCCGTATCCTTTTGAGAAGCTCCTGTTCCAATGCAAGATGCCATGGTGACAGCATCTTTGCCAAGCCAAATGTAGCAGCAACAATACCCCAGCCTTGATATGCTCCCGTAACCAAAACAATTAATCGCGTGCATCACATCGTACAATGATTTCCAGCGACTCCTTTCGCACCTAATGACGCCCGTATCATGCTCGCTCTCTGCTCCGTCGCTTTCTTTTATGCTCCCACGCTGAAGCCGAAGGATCCGTCGAAAACGTCGAGTTTCTTAATGTCGGTGCCTCCGCGGAGAGCTACCAACACGTCCATCGAGGGGACCTTGTTGGCCGGGTAGAAGAGCAGTAGGTTATCCATATCCTCGTCCGTGAGTCCGCACATCTCGTCCCACTTGTAGGTGTCGCTAACCTTGGACATCCTGATGATACCTGTCAGTAAAGGCATCGCATAAACATAGCAAAGTATACCCACCAAAGCATGCGCTTGGGTCCGTCCTCGGGCCTGGGAGCCACCTTTCTCAACCTGAGCCTCAGCTCACCAATAGTCTCGATCGCATTGCCGGCATTCTTGGGGAGCTGCTTGGCAATGAATTGCCTGATGGCGGCCGCCAACCTCGGTCCCTTTCCGTTGGTGCTGACCATGATCTGTAGCGGTCCATCTCGGTGAATGCTGCCAAAGTAAAAGTCGCACTCTGGCGGTACGTCGGCGATGTTGGCGGGGATCCTTCGCTCCTTGCACAGCTTCCAGATGACGGTCGATGCGGCGGGATCGTCGACGGCTACCAACACCATCTCAGCTCCATCGAGGTCTTGGGGTTCGAATAGGCGGTTGACATGTGTGACCTGGCCCTCGCGGATTCGGTAGGCGACTTCGTCGTTGAGACCGGACTTGGGGCAAACGACGACAACCTTTGCGTCGGCATTGAGGCAGTTGAGGATGCGACCGGCGGCGACCTAGTAGAGAAAAGTCAAGTTAGAGACGGAACAAACAAGGCGAGCTAACAGAAGAACATGTGCCATGTTGTGTGGGCAAACATGTGCAACCAATGTCTCAGGGACGCGAGACCAAGTAGATGAACCAAACATACATCACCGCCGCCAACGACGAGCACCTTCTTGTGCTTAATCTGCCATGCCAGGATCAAGCTGCCTCCGGGCTGCACGGGAGGATACGTCTTTGCCATGGCTGCTTGGGCGGAAGACGAGGGAGCAGAAACCGAGGCGgaagcggaggaggaggttgaagaagtaGTCTCGGTAGCAGAGTCACAAGGAGATGCCGGAGAAGCCAGCGCCGGCTGGGCTGATGTTGACTGTTGGCTGGGGGTCATTTTTCCCCATTCATTGCCGTGAAGGGTTAAGGTGACGAGGCGTTTTATCGTTATCAACAAGGATTGCGATAAGACAAGAGACGGGGAACGGGAGGAAGCGAACGTGACCTAACTTGATGGGGAAAGGGCGGTGCATGATATCGCAGTACCCTTTCTCACCGCAACTTGATGTGATGGTGAGAGTACCCCTCTATCTGACGCATTCAATTTAGCGCCGTCATCCCGTCTCCTCTTCTAGAATACGTACCTCCACCTCCAAACCCAGACATCCCTACTCGGCCAAAGGCGGTGCagcgctcctcctcgaggcgGAGCTTGACCAACTGCGGTCGCTGTCCAACGTTCTTCCATTTTGCCTTCCATAAACTCTGTTGCTTTGACTTTTCCCCCTTTTTACTCTCTTCCTTTCATCACGACAACAAAGGGAacatcctccatcatgtcggGCCGCAAGCTGGGCGGCGGCCGCATCTTGGGTAGTGGCAAGGGACTCGCTCCCCCGACACCTCCGAATGCGAATGCGCCGCGAGTTGGAAGCCCGCTAGCGGCCTCTGAGAGCACTGTGTCGATAGGTTCATCGTCCATCTCGCCGCCTGTCAGTGGGATAGCATCAGAACTCGCTGGCCCGGCCATCGGCGACAGCATCAGCGTTGGTGTTCAAGGCAAAGGCCCGGCCGATGGCGCACTCGTTTGTCCTATCTGTAACGAGGAGATGGTATGATGTGAAAAAGCCATTGAGTAAAGTGTTTGCTGACTCGAAGCAGATGACCCTGTTGCAGCTGAACCGACACATCGACGACAACCACCAAGAACTACCCGAGGAAGAGCAAGACGAAGTCAAGACATGGTTCGATAAGCAAGTCCTTAAGGCGAAGCGATTCCAGCCTCTCTCCCTCATCAACCAGAAACTGCGAGGTCTCGACGTCTTCGAATCAAACGAATCCAGTCCTGTACCACCCTCCATTGCCGCTGGGAAGAGCTCCCTCGAAGGCCCCATCGACCCCGACGAACTCATCACACGCCAACATTGGCAACGATCGACTAGCTACGATCAATGTACCGACCCAACATGCGGTCGAAGTTTAGGACCGATAAACGGAAGCATCAACTGCAGGAAGTGCGGGCGACTGTTTTGCGAGGAACATACTATGTACCAAATGAAGCTGAGCCGCAGCGCAACCCATGAACCGGTCCGAGGATACTGGGCGAGAGTATGCGAGACATGCTTTAAATCAAGAGAAGGATACAACGATCACCAGGGCGTTTTTACGGACCACACCAGCATGTTTTTTGaaacgaggaggaagaaagtAGAACGACAGAATCTGGAAATTTCACGGCTCGAAAAACGCTTGACAAAGCTCACACGGTTATTAGCGAACCCCCCCGAAAAGATCACACAATCAACCGGTTCTCTGCTCTCGCCAGTCACCTCTCTGGCAGGCCAGAAGAACGCGCGGAAACTCATCGAACAATCTGTCGTCACTTGGGAAGAGGATGCCAACGTTCACAAGTGCCCGTTCTGCCAGCAGGATTTTGGTTCTTGGACGTTTAGAAGACACCATTGTCGAATATGCGGTCGCGTTGTCTGCGGTGATCCGCAAACAGGCTGTTCTTCTGAAGTTGGGCTTGACATTTCGAGTGGTGTCAATGGATCGACACCTGCTAACCATGCAACCGAGAAACCCCCCTCCACCGCAAACCCCGGGCAAGTCAGCGTCGATATTCGAATGTGTCGAGAGTGCAAGCATACCATCTTCTCGGCCCGTGACTTTACGGCCTCTCTTCAGCATAAACCACCGGACCAGCGTGCATACGAGACTCTGCGGCAGTTTGAGCGAGGCATCCAACAATTGCTTCCGTCATTCCATCGCGCGCTCTTAAACCTGCAACCGGAGAAGAACGACACGGGAGAAATCGATCTTAATAAGCCACCGCCGACACATGCGCAGATTCAAGAGGCGGCCAAGATACGGAAACGTCTTGTGGATAGTTTTGGCAAGTATGGCACTGCCGCCAAGCGTCTACGTGACCTCCCATCTGAAAGCGCCACACAGCGTCGCCTTCAGATGGCCATCTACACGTATGCCAGCAGCTTCCTCCACACGAACATGCTGCCGCTCAAGAGTCTCCCGCAATTACTCCGCTCACGGTCATCTGCCTCATCCGCCACGGCCGTGTCCTCATCACGCCTCCTCGCACACACGCACTCTGGACTCCGGCATTCCGAACTCGCCGACCCCGATACAGCATCTCAGGCGCCGAGCGAGGGTAGTACGGTGGTCAGCCAGCTTGAGGCAGAGGAAAAGGAGCTGCGGGAGAAGCTGGTCGTGCTGGAGGAGCAACGCTTCATGGTTCAGGCAATGGTTAAGACGGCGCATGGCTCGAGGCGTTTCGAGGAGGTTAGCGCCCTGTCGAGAAACGTGGACGAGCTGGACGCCGAGATCAAGGTGCTCAAGGGGAAGGTAGGGGGTGTAGAAGCACGGTGGGAGGGTGTATACCGGAACGGCATTGCGTAGGCTGCATGACGAAGTGTTTGACACCATTCAACCCCTAGGATTATATCGAGATCCAGGGCAAGGAAGGAttgattatatattagggataggCATCATATGGTGTTTGTGGAGTTATGGCTTGGAGACCATTTGGTAGGTGTCCACGGAGCTAACAGACTCCTCACATTTCTGGGCAaacatttttcttttttttcgaAGCTTGAGAGAAATCACAAGGAAGACAGGCATCGTGACATGTCAATAGAATCAATTCTCGGTGATCATATGGTTCGGTTGCACACCATCATCAAAAAACCTCTCCCAATCCAACGGACTCTCCTACTTTATACCTTTTGGACCCTTTTGCAGAGTACCTTGACGTAGCTGATAACATATAAACAAGCGTTTTGCCAGACGTCCAAAATCTCATCCAACAGAGGCCACATCAACGAGGCCAAAAAAACAGACCTCCAAGAAGATAAGAAAACAAAAACAAGGAACCATTTAC is a window encoding:
- a CDS encoding Precorrin-2 dehydrogenase, with the protein product MTPSQQSTSAQPALASPASPCDSATETTSSTSSSASASVSAPSSSAQAAMAKTYPPVQPGGSLILAWQIKHKKVLVVGGGDVAAGRILNCLNADAKVVVVCPKSGLNDEVAYRIREGQVTHVNRLFEPQDLDGAEMVLVAVDDPAASTVIWKLCKERRIPANIADVPPECDFYFGSIHRDGPLQIMVSTNGKGPRLAAAIRQFIAKQLPKNAGNAIETIGELRLRLRKVAPRPEDGPKRMLWMSKVSDTYKWDEMCGLTDEDMDNLLLFYPANKVPSMDVLVALRGGTDIKKLDVFDGSFGFSVGA